In one window of Macrobrachium nipponense isolate FS-2020 chromosome 2, ASM1510439v2, whole genome shotgun sequence DNA:
- the LOC135220633 gene encoding E3 ubiquitin-protein ligase RFWD3-like isoform X1 — protein MWTYFWNSCIERWLKGQGGKCPQCNAKATRKDIRVLYAKSLKVIDTSERDRVIRELEKEREARRKLELEHAQTKLQYELKSQLVAKLQNELKMLKNATAKSNVSAPELGMSQGISTENMNKLIIHSALDIAKDGGCRVMAYNEWLNMVVVSMPSHVSMFPGCGVKKINMLDIKSERYIPVHTKQIRDMAFNPVKNDLLLTVGMDKLVKLTNVCNNAPVGSFTAESPLWSCCWNADHANQFFVGTATGLVLMYDTRNTDGPIKTIKVTGSGPVVSLCYIPWEASENSCTGGLLVARLSSCSFVLVKENEIQDNALLLEGPFTSLSYEKSTRHFMVSCRPCQKYPHARHLVCELQYVDMSSSAATNNKVVAANIIQTFKGGTTQKVLSRSSIVAHPLQAGSILACASDESTQSTCLWDVSSGACVQVLKCRETVIDILLLKSNQSAFLALLTDKSVKFYKWVELLS, from the coding sequence ATGTGGACATATTTTTGGAACTCCTGTATTGAGCGATGGTTAAAAGGTCAAGGAGGAAAATGTCCTCAGTGTAATGCTAAAGCAACCAGGAAAGACATAAGAGTACTTTATGCTAAATCACTGAAGGTTATTGATACTTCAGAAAGAGATCGTGTTATACGAGAGCTTGAAAAGGAAAGGGAAGCTAGACGAAAACTTGAATTGGAACATGCCCAAACAAAACTTCAGTATGAACTTAAATCACAGTTAGTGGCAAAATTGCAGAATGAACTAAAAATGTTGAAGAATGCTACTGCAAAAAGTAATGTTTCAGCTCCAGAATTAGGAATGTCCCAAGGAATTTCtactgaaaatatgaataaattaataatacacTCAGCACTAGACATTGCAAAAGATGGTGGTTGTCGTGTTATGGCTTATAATGAGTGGTTAAATATGGTGGTAGTGTCAATGCCCAGCCATGTGAGTATGTTTCCAGGTTGTGGagtcaagaaaataaatatgcttgATATAAAAAGTGAGAGATATATTCCAGTTCATACAAAACAGATAAGAGACATGGCATTTAATCCTGTTAAAAATGATTTACTCCTTACAGTTGGGATGGACAAGCTTGTTAAACTGACAAATGTCTGCAACAATGCTCCTGTTGGGTCTTTTACTGCAGAGAGCCCTCTTTGGAGTTGTTGTTGGAATGCTGATCATGCTAATCAGTTTTTTGTGGGCACTGCAACTGGATTAGTATTGATGTATGACACTCGAAATACGGATGGTCCTATTAAGACCATCAAAGTTACCGGTTCGGGGCCAGTAGTGTCTCTGTGTTATATTCCTTGGGAAGcttctgaaaattcttgcacAGGAGGACTCCTGGTAGCAAGATTATCCTCGTGTTCATTTGTTTTagtcaaagaaaatgaaattcaagATAATGCATTATTATTGGAAGGTCCCTTTACATCATTGTCCTATGAAAAATCCACTCGACATTTTATGGTATCATGCCGTCCCTGTCAAAAATATCCACATGCTCGACACTTAGTATGTGAACTTCAGTATGTTGATATGAGTTCAAGTGCAGCAACCAACAATAAGGTTGTTGCAGCAAATATCATCCAAACATTTAAAGGGGGCACAACACAAAAGGTACTCTCTCGTTCCTCTATTGTTGCACATCCATTACAAGCTGGTTCTATATTGGCTTGTGCAAGTGATGAATCAACACAGAGCACTTGCTTGTGGGATGTGTCTTCAGGAGCTTGTGTCCAGGTGTTAAAGTGCAGAGAGACAGTCATTGATATTTTGCTCTTGAAAAGTAATCAGAGTGCCTTTTTGGCACTGTTGACCGATAAATCTGTCAAGTTTTACAAATGGGTAGAATTATTAAGTtaa
- the LOC135220633 gene encoding E3 ubiquitin-protein ligase RFWD3-like isoform X2 — MQRGRQHVAQSSQSHLPLLDSSDSSTEEISFPAERDPGEMAHPLVLLSRQITATESSASHVRIPVDQRNSSDNPPLVLNPASSSSLVEQQISDSGPSQMGHTVSENPESSSNATNITESFHPEQSSSTSPSQEYDQSVSVAGPSNHGPDESSQHQSKIHKEVNETTPKKTESGFVKAPSSPESDDEGQICSICFEPWANSGAHRLASLKCGHIFGTPVLSDG, encoded by the exons ATGCAGAGAGGAAGGCAGCACGTAGCACAGTCATCACAGTCACATCTGCCATTACTAGATTCATCAGATTCATCCACTGAAGAAATATCATTTCCAGCAGAGAGAGACCCTGGAGAGATGGCTCATCCCCTGGTATTGTTAAGTAGACAGATTACTGCAACAGAATCCTCTGCATCTCATGTTAGAATACCAGTAGATCAGAGGAATTCAAGTGATAATCCTCCACTTGTTTTAAACCCTGCATCCTCCTCCTCATTAGTAGAACAGCAAATTTCTGATAGTGGGCCTTCTCAGATGGGACATACAGTGTCAGAAAACCCAGAAAGTAGCTCGAATGCCACTAATATTACAGAATCCTTTCATCCAGAACAAAGCTCATCTACAAGTCCTTCACAGGAGTATGACCAGTCAGTATCAGTTGCTGGCCCTTCAAATCATGGACCTGATGAATCAAGTCAGCACCAgtcaaaaattcataaagaagtTAATGAGACAACCCCTAAAAAGACTGAGTCAG gTTTTGTGAAGGCTCCATCATCGCCCGAATCTGACGATGAAGGACAGATATGTTCCATATGCTTTGAACCCTGGGCTAATTCTGGAGCTCATCGTCTGGCATCTTTGAAATGTGGACATATTTTTGGAACTCCTGTATTGAGCGATGGTTAA